A genomic window from Periweissella cryptocerci includes:
- a CDS encoding rhodanese-like domain-containing protein, whose amino-acid sequence MINYILYFIILVFAIYMLYWFIQGRRSAKFVKQEEYAEMIRGGQLVDLREKDDYKAGHIMGARNLPYSVFWQSYNALRTDKPVLLYDTTTRFSTRAANRLRTKGYKEIYILKGGYTRWDGKKSSK is encoded by the coding sequence GTGATTAATTACATTTTGTACTTCATTATTTTGGTCTTTGCCATTTACATGCTATACTGGTTCATTCAAGGACGTCGTTCAGCGAAGTTTGTAAAACAAGAAGAATACGCTGAAATGATTCGGGGCGGTCAATTAGTTGATTTACGTGAAAAAGACGACTACAAAGCTGGTCACATTATGGGTGCCCGTAACTTGCCATACTCAGTTTTTTGGCAAAGTTATAATGCATTGCGTACGGATAAGCCTGTCTTATTGTATGATACAACAACCCGTTTTTCAACGCGGGCAGCCAACCGTTTACGGACAAAGGGCTATAAAGAAATTTATATCTTAAAGGGTGGTTACACTCGTTGGGATGGTAAGAAATCTAGTAAGTAA
- a CDS encoding ROK family glucokinase: MAKDKLIGVDLGGTTIKFAILTAEGEIQQKWSVQTNILQDGSHIVPDIIDSINHHLNLYQLDKDRIIGIGMGTPGTVDRENGTVEGAFNLNWDADHKQNVKADIEAGTGLTLSIDNDANVAGLGEQWRGAGNNADDVAFITLGTGVGGGLIANGKLIHGVAGAGGEVGHICVEPGGYLCTCGNRGCLEQYTSATGVVHLAHDFAEEYAGDSKLKSLVDNGEEVTSKIVFDLAASGDFLANEVVNKVAYYLGFASANLSAILNPSAVVIGGGVSAAGEFLRSRVEQSFENFAFPTVRTSTKIKLAELGNDAGVVGAASLARG, from the coding sequence ATGGCAAAAGACAAACTTATTGGAGTTGACTTGGGCGGTACGACAATCAAGTTCGCTATTTTAACTGCAGAAGGTGAAATCCAACAAAAGTGGAGTGTGCAAACGAACATCTTGCAAGATGGTTCACACATTGTTCCAGACATTATCGATTCAATTAATCACCACCTTAACTTGTACCAATTGGATAAGGATCGTATCATCGGAATTGGGATGGGAACTCCTGGTACAGTTGATCGTGAAAACGGTACGGTTGAAGGTGCCTTTAACTTGAACTGGGATGCTGATCACAAGCAAAACGTTAAAGCTGATATTGAAGCTGGTACTGGTTTGACATTATCAATTGATAATGATGCCAACGTGGCTGGTTTAGGTGAACAATGGCGTGGTGCTGGTAACAATGCTGATGACGTTGCATTCATCACACTTGGAACTGGTGTTGGTGGTGGTTTGATTGCCAATGGTAAATTGATTCACGGTGTGGCCGGTGCCGGTGGTGAAGTAGGGCATATTTGCGTTGAACCAGGTGGCTACCTTTGCACGTGTGGCAACCGCGGTTGTTTAGAACAATACACGTCAGCAACTGGTGTCGTGCACTTGGCTCACGATTTTGCTGAAGAATACGCTGGTGACTCAAAGCTTAAGTCATTGGTTGATAACGGTGAAGAAGTTACGTCAAAGATCGTCTTTGACTTAGCTGCTTCAGGCGATTTCTTGGCTAACGAAGTTGTTAACAAGGTTGCCTACTACCTTGGTTTTGCATCAGCTAACCTCTCAGCTATCTTGAACCCATCAGCCGTTGTTATCGGTGGTGGTGTGTCAGCTGCTGGTGAATTTTTACGCTCACGGGTTGAACAAAGCTTTGAAAACTTTGCTTTCCCAACAGTTCGGACTTCAACTAAGATCAAGTTGGCTGAGCTTGGAAACGATGCTGGGGTTGTTGGTGCAGCCTCATTAGCTCGCGGATAA